A genomic region of Candidatus Pseudomonas phytovorans contains the following coding sequences:
- the petA gene encoding ubiquinol-cytochrome c reductase iron-sulfur subunit, which yields MSNDGVNAGRRRFLVAATSVVGAAGAVGAAVPFVGSWFPSAKAKAAGAPVKVNIAKVEAGQQMVAEWRGQPVFIVRRTQEILGNLKKITGELSDPESKASVQPTYVDPEVRSIKPEVLILVGLCTHLGCSPTFRPEVAPADLGPKWVGGYFCPCHGSHYDLAGRVYKSQPAPLNLPVPPHSYESDDIVVIGVDQEKA from the coding sequence ATGAGCAATGACGGCGTCAACGCAGGCCGGCGCCGCTTCCTCGTAGCCGCGACATCCGTGGTCGGGGCAGCGGGAGCAGTAGGGGCTGCGGTACCGTTCGTGGGGTCATGGTTTCCCAGTGCCAAGGCGAAAGCCGCGGGTGCACCGGTGAAGGTCAATATCGCCAAGGTCGAGGCCGGGCAGCAGATGGTGGCCGAGTGGCGTGGCCAGCCGGTATTCATCGTGCGGCGAACGCAGGAAATCCTCGGCAACCTGAAAAAAATCACGGGTGAGCTGTCCGATCCAGAGTCCAAGGCGTCGGTGCAGCCGACCTACGTCGACCCTGAGGTTCGCTCGATCAAGCCGGAAGTCCTCATTCTCGTCGGCCTGTGCACGCACCTGGGTTGTTCGCCCACCTTCCGCCCGGAAGTTGCACCTGCTGACCTTGGTCCGAAATGGGTAGGTGGCTATTTCTGCCCGTGCCACGGCTCCCACTACGACCTGGCTGGCCGTGTCTACAAGTCGCAGCCGGCACCTCTTAACCTGCCAGTGCCGCCGCACTCTTATGAGTCGGACGACATCGTCGTCATCGGCGTCGACCAGGAGAAAGCATGA
- a CDS encoding NADP(H)-dependent aldo-keto reductase → MEYRQLGRTDLNVSALCLGTMTWGEQNVQAEAFEQIARAKGAGVNFIDTAEMYPVPPRPETYAATERIIGNWFRENRDRDDWVLASKVAGPGNGISHIRDGQLKHNRQHIVAALEESLKRLQTDRIDLYQLHWPERSTNFFGKLGYQHLPQDHFTPLEETLEVLDEQVRAGKIRHIGLSNETPWGTMKFLQLAESRGWPRAVSIQNPYNLLNRSFEVGLAEVAIREQCGLLAYSPLAFGMLSGKYENGAQPDNARLTLFSRFARYSNPQTVAACSRYVQLAREHGLDPAQMALAFVTRQPFVTSNIIGATSLAQLDSNLASLELNLSDELLAAIEAIHQEQPNPAP, encoded by the coding sequence ATGGAATACCGCCAGCTCGGCCGTACCGACCTCAATGTCAGCGCCCTGTGCCTGGGCACCATGACCTGGGGCGAGCAGAACGTTCAGGCCGAGGCCTTCGAACAGATTGCCCGGGCCAAGGGCGCCGGGGTCAACTTCATCGACACCGCAGAGATGTACCCGGTGCCACCCCGCCCTGAGACCTACGCGGCCACCGAGCGCATCATCGGCAACTGGTTCCGCGAAAACCGTGACCGCGACGACTGGGTGCTGGCCAGCAAGGTCGCAGGCCCTGGCAACGGCATCAGCCACATTCGCGACGGCCAGCTCAAGCACAACCGCCAGCACATCGTCGCGGCACTGGAAGAAAGCCTCAAGCGCCTGCAGACCGACCGCATCGACCTGTATCAACTGCACTGGCCAGAGCGCAGCACCAACTTCTTCGGCAAGCTGGGCTACCAGCACCTGCCGCAAGACCACTTCACCCCGCTGGAAGAAACCCTCGAAGTACTCGATGAGCAGGTGCGCGCTGGCAAGATCCGCCATATCGGCCTGTCCAACGAAACGCCGTGGGGCACCATGAAGTTCCTGCAACTGGCCGAGAGCCGAGGCTGGCCGCGGGCAGTGTCGATCCAGAACCCGTACAACCTGCTCAACCGCAGCTTCGAGGTGGGCCTGGCGGAAGTGGCCATCCGTGAGCAGTGCGGCCTGCTGGCCTATTCGCCGCTGGCTTTCGGCATGCTCTCGGGCAAGTACGAGAACGGCGCACAGCCCGACAACGCGCGCCTGACCCTGTTCAGCCGCTTTGCCCGCTACTCCAACCCGCAGACCGTGGCGGCCTGCAGCCGTTATGTGCAACTGGCCCGCGAGCACGGCCTGGACCCGGCGCAGATGGCCCTGGCGTTCGTCACCCGGCAGCCGTTCGTGACCAGCAACATCATTGGCGCGACCAGCCTGGCGCAATTGGACAGCAACCTGGCCAGCCTTGAGTTGAACCTGAGTGACGAGTTGCTGGCAGCGATCGAGGCGATTCACCAAGAGCAGCCCAACCCAGCGCCTTGA
- the zapE gene encoding cell division protein ZapE: MTPLERYQADLKRPDFFHDAAQETAVRHLQRLYDDLVQAQNNKPGVFGKLFGKKEQTPVKGLYFWGGVGRGKTYLVDTFYEALPFKQKMRTHFHRFMKRVHEEMRTLKGEKNPLTIIAKRFSDEARVICFDEFFVSDITDAMILGTLMEELFRNGVSLVATSNIVPDGLYKDGLQRARFLPAIAMIKQYTDVVNVDSGVDYRLRHLEQAELFHYPLNDAAHESMRASFKALTPECTQAVENDVLMIENRPINALRTCDDVAWFDFRALCDGPRSQNDYIELGKIFHAVLLSNVEQMGVATDDIARRFINMVDEFYDRNVKLIISAEVELKDLYTGGRLSFEFQRTLSRLLEMQSHEFLSRAHKP; encoded by the coding sequence ATGACGCCCCTAGAACGATATCAAGCAGATCTGAAACGTCCCGACTTCTTCCATGACGCGGCGCAGGAAACTGCGGTGCGTCACCTGCAACGCCTGTACGACGACCTGGTCCAGGCGCAGAACAACAAGCCGGGTGTGTTCGGCAAGCTGTTCGGCAAGAAAGAGCAGACCCCGGTCAAGGGCCTGTACTTCTGGGGTGGGGTAGGGCGAGGCAAGACTTACCTGGTCGATACCTTCTACGAAGCGCTGCCGTTCAAGCAGAAGATGCGTACGCACTTCCACCGCTTCATGAAGCGTGTGCACGAGGAAATGAGAACCCTCAAGGGCGAGAAGAACCCGCTGACCATCATCGCCAAGCGCTTCAGTGACGAAGCCCGGGTGATCTGTTTCGACGAATTCTTCGTGTCGGACATTACCGACGCCATGATCCTCGGCACCCTGATGGAAGAGCTGTTCAGGAACGGCGTGTCGCTGGTGGCCACCTCCAACATCGTGCCGGACGGCCTGTACAAGGACGGCCTGCAGCGTGCGCGCTTCCTGCCGGCCATCGCCATGATCAAGCAGTACACCGACGTGGTGAACGTTGACAGCGGGGTCGACTACCGCCTGCGTCACCTGGAACAGGCCGAACTGTTCCACTACCCGCTCAACGATGCGGCGCACGAGAGCATGCGCGCCAGCTTCAAGGCGCTGACGCCCGAGTGCACCCAGGCAGTCGAAAACGACGTGCTGATGATCGAGAACCGCCCGATCAACGCCTTGCGTACCTGCGACGACGTTGCCTGGTTCGACTTCCGCGCCCTGTGCGACGGGCCGCGCAGCCAGAACGACTACATCGAACTGGGCAAGATTTTCCACGCCGTGCTGCTGAGCAATGTGGAGCAGATGGGTGTCGCCACCGACGACATCGCCCGCCGCTTCATAAACATGGTGGACGAGTTCTACGACCGTAACGTCAAGTTGATCATCTCGGCCGAAGTGGAGCTGAAGGACCTGTATACCGGTGGTCGCCTGAGCTTCGAGTTCCAGCGTACCCTCAGCCGGTTGCTGGAGATGCAGTCGCACGAATTCCTGTCCCGCGCGCACAAGCCATAA
- a CDS encoding GlxA family transcriptional regulator, with amino-acid sequence MQAKDFFHLASLRYSKQLGLGVQPMFEICLVSPDGQPVDSFSNVQLPVDGGLDDADVIILPAYWDDFDNLLQRYPQVLPWLREQHARGAVLCAEASGVFWLAESGLLDGKEATTYWRFFTSFAERFPKIRLNQDKHLTDADNIYCAGGATSACDLYIYLIERFCGANVARAVARDILYEVQRNYTPGRMGFGGQKLHQDLIILQIQHWLEEHFADKFRFEDVARNHGMSIRNFMRRFQGATGDKPLHYLQRLRIETAKGLLSSTRKSIKTISYEVGYDDASFFARLFRQHTELSPNQYRQQFMQEA; translated from the coding sequence ATGCAGGCCAAAGACTTCTTCCACCTCGCCAGCTTGCGCTACAGCAAGCAGCTGGGCCTGGGCGTGCAGCCCATGTTCGAGATCTGTCTGGTGAGCCCCGACGGCCAGCCCGTCGACAGCTTCAGCAATGTGCAGCTACCGGTCGACGGTGGCCTGGACGACGCCGATGTGATCATCCTCCCGGCCTACTGGGACGACTTCGACAACCTGCTGCAACGTTATCCACAGGTGCTGCCGTGGCTGCGTGAACAGCATGCCCGCGGCGCGGTGCTGTGTGCCGAGGCCAGTGGTGTGTTCTGGCTGGCCGAATCGGGCCTGCTCGATGGCAAGGAAGCGACCACCTACTGGCGCTTCTTCACCAGCTTTGCCGAGCGCTTCCCGAAGATCCGGCTGAACCAGGACAAGCACCTGACCGACGCCGACAATATCTATTGCGCTGGCGGCGCCACTTCGGCCTGCGACCTGTACATCTACCTGATCGAGCGCTTCTGCGGCGCCAACGTGGCCCGCGCCGTGGCCCGCGACATCCTCTACGAGGTGCAGCGCAACTACACCCCGGGGCGCATGGGCTTTGGCGGGCAGAAGCTGCACCAGGACCTGATCATCCTGCAGATCCAGCATTGGCTGGAGGAACACTTCGCCGACAAGTTCCGCTTCGAGGACGTCGCCCGCAACCACGGCATGAGCATTCGCAACTTCATGCGCCGCTTCCAGGGTGCTACGGGGGACAAGCCGCTGCACTACCTGCAACGGCTACGGATCGAAACCGCGAAGGGGTTGTTGTCGAGCACGCGCAAGAGCATCAAGACCATCAGTTATGAGGTCGGCTATGACGATGCCAGTTTCTTTGCGCGGTTGTTTCGCCAGCACACCGAGCTGTCGCCAAACCAGTATCGACAGCAGTTCATGCAAGAGGCTTGA
- a CDS encoding methionine gamma-lyase: MRDSHNNTGFSTRAIHHGYDPLSHGGALVPPVYQTATYAFPTVEYGAACFAGEEAGHFYSRISNPTLALLEQRMASLEGGEAGLALASGMGAITSTIWTLLRPGDELIVGRTLYGCTFAFLHHGIGEFGVKIHHVDLNDAEAIKAAINSKTRMIYFETPANPNMQLVDIAAVVEGVRGHDVLVVVDNTYCTPYLQRPLELGADLVVHSATKYLSGHGDITAGLVVGRKALIDRIRLEGLKDMTGAVLSPHDAALLMRGIKTLALRMDRHCSNAQRVAEFLARQPQVELIHYPGLPSFAQYALAQRQMRLPGGMIAFELKGGIEAGRRFMNALQLFARAVSLGDAESLAQHPASMTHSSYTPQERAHHGISEGLVRLSVGLEDVEDLLEDVEQALQACK, translated from the coding sequence ATGCGCGACTCCCATAACAACACCGGTTTTTCCACACGGGCCATTCACCATGGCTACGACCCGCTTTCGCATGGTGGGGCCCTGGTGCCGCCGGTGTACCAGACCGCTACCTACGCCTTTCCTACCGTTGAATACGGCGCTGCGTGTTTCGCCGGTGAAGAGGCGGGGCACTTCTACAGCCGCATTTCCAACCCCACCCTGGCCTTGCTGGAGCAACGCATGGCCTCGCTTGAGGGTGGTGAAGCGGGATTGGCGCTGGCGTCGGGGATGGGGGCAATAACCTCGACTATCTGGACGCTGCTGCGGCCGGGTGATGAGTTGATCGTCGGGCGTACCTTGTATGGCTGCACTTTCGCGTTTCTGCATCATGGCATTGGCGAGTTCGGGGTCAAGATTCACCATGTAGACCTCAACGATGCCGAGGCCATTAAAGCGGCGATCAACAGTAAAACGCGGATGATCTACTTCGAAACACCGGCCAACCCCAACATGCAACTGGTGGACATAGCGGCGGTCGTCGAAGGCGTGAGAGGGCATGATGTGCTTGTGGTGGTCGACAACACCTACTGCACGCCGTACCTGCAGCGGCCACTGGAACTTGGGGCAGATCTGGTGGTGCATTCGGCGACCAAGTACCTCAGCGGCCATGGCGATATCACTGCCGGACTGGTGGTGGGCCGCAAGGCGTTGATTGATCGTATTCGTCTTGAAGGGTTGAAGGATATGACCGGGGCGGTGCTGTCCCCGCATGACGCTGCGTTATTGATGCGCGGTATCAAGACCCTGGCATTGCGCATGGATCGCCACTGCTCGAATGCACAGCGGGTGGCGGAGTTTCTGGCCCGTCAGCCGCAGGTTGAGCTGATTCATTATCCGGGGTTGCCATCGTTCGCCCAGTACGCGCTGGCGCAGCGGCAGATGCGGTTGCCGGGCGGGATGATTGCCTTTGAGCTGAAGGGTGGCATTGAGGCCGGGCGGCGCTTCATGAATGCCCTGCAGCTGTTTGCACGGGCGGTGAGCCTGGGGGATGCCGAGTCGCTGGCGCAGCATCCGGCGAGCATGACCCACTCCAGCTACACGCCCCAGGAGCGGGCGCATCACGGGATCTCGGAGGGGCTGGTGAGGTTGTCTGTGGGGCTGGAGGATGTGGAAGATCTGCTTGAGGATGTCGAGCAGGCATTGCAGGCGTGTAAATAG
- the rpsI gene encoding 30S ribosomal protein S9 — protein sequence MSATQNYGTGRRKTATARVFLRPGTGNISINNRSLDVFFGRETARMVVRQPLELTETVEKFDIYVTVSGGGVSGQAGAIRHGITRALMEYDETLRGALRRAGFVTRDAREVERKKVGLRKARKRPQYSKR from the coding sequence ATGTCGGCGACTCAAAATTACGGCACTGGCCGTCGCAAGACCGCAACCGCTCGCGTATTCCTGCGTCCGGGTACTGGTAACATCTCCATCAACAACCGTTCTCTGGACGTGTTCTTCGGTCGCGAAACCGCTCGCATGGTTGTTCGTCAGCCGCTCGAGCTGACCGAAACCGTTGAGAAGTTCGACATCTACGTCACCGTTTCCGGTGGTGGTGTCAGCGGTCAAGCCGGTGCGATCCGTCACGGTATCACCCGCGCTCTGATGGAATACGACGAAACCCTGCGTGGCGCTCTGCGTCGTGCTGGCTTCGTTACCCGCGACGCTCGTGAAGTTGAGCGTAAGAAAGTGGGTCTGCGTAAAGCGCGTAAGCGTCCTCAGTACTCCAAGCGTTAA
- a CDS encoding Lrp/AsnC family transcriptional regulator, protein MPSSLDRTDRALLAALQDNARLTVAELADQVALTTSPCWRRVKLLEDNGYITGYQAILSPKSLGFGVTAFVSIMMDSHTKDMALAFEQRLMEIPEIVACHNISGRYDFLLEILARDLESFGEFTREVLQRLPGVKEIYSSFSYKAVKEKRVIPVSEKHI, encoded by the coding sequence ATGCCTTCAAGCCTCGACCGCACCGACCGCGCCCTGCTCGCCGCCCTGCAGGACAACGCCCGCCTCACCGTCGCCGAACTCGCCGACCAGGTGGCACTGACCACCTCGCCCTGTTGGCGACGGGTCAAACTGCTGGAAGACAACGGCTACATCACCGGCTATCAGGCCATCCTCTCGCCCAAGTCGCTGGGTTTTGGCGTGACCGCGTTCGTCAGCATCATGATGGACTCGCACACCAAGGACATGGCCTTGGCCTTCGAGCAGCGGCTGATGGAAATTCCCGAGATTGTCGCCTGTCACAACATCTCCGGGCGTTATGACTTTCTACTGGAGATTCTGGCGCGGGATCTGGAATCGTTTGGCGAATTTACCCGGGAAGTGCTGCAACGGTTGCCGGGGGTGAAGGAGATCTATTCGAGTTTTTCGTACAAGGCGGTGAAGGAGAAACGGGTAATACCTGTGTCGGAAAAACACATCTAA
- a CDS encoding alpha/beta fold hydrolase translates to MLVRETPLFIDGPGGQLEALYLDVADARGAVLICHPNPVQGGTMLNKVVSTLQRTARDAGYVTLRFNYRGVGQSAGSHDMGAGEVADAEAAAAWLRASHPELPLVLMGFSFGGFVATSLAGRLEAAGVSLQHLFMIAPAVMRLTAEFPLPQHCPITVVQPDADEVVAPQLVYEWSDSLSRPHELLKVAECGHFFHGKLTDLKDLLLPRLSN, encoded by the coding sequence TTGCTTGTCCGCGAAACCCCCTTGTTCATCGATGGCCCCGGCGGCCAGCTGGAAGCCTTGTACCTGGACGTGGCCGACGCCCGTGGCGCGGTGCTGATCTGCCACCCCAACCCGGTCCAGGGCGGCACCATGCTCAACAAGGTGGTCTCGACGCTGCAACGCACCGCCCGTGATGCCGGCTATGTGACCTTGCGTTTCAACTACCGTGGCGTGGGCCAGAGCGCCGGCAGCCACGACATGGGGGCTGGTGAAGTGGCTGATGCTGAAGCTGCTGCGGCTTGGTTGCGTGCCAGCCACCCCGAGTTGCCATTGGTGCTGATGGGCTTTTCCTTCGGCGGCTTCGTTGCCACCAGCCTGGCTGGCCGCCTGGAGGCCGCCGGGGTATCGCTGCAACACTTGTTCATGATTGCCCCGGCAGTCATGCGCCTGACCGCCGAATTCCCGTTGCCACAGCACTGCCCGATCACGGTGGTGCAGCCGGATGCCGACGAAGTGGTCGCGCCGCAGCTGGTTTACGAATGGTCCGACAGCCTGTCGCGCCCCCATGAGCTGCTGAAAGTGGCAGAATGCGGACACTTCTTCCATGGCAAGCTGACCGATCTGAAGGATCTGCTGCTGCCGCGCCTTTCGAACTGA
- the rplM gene encoding 50S ribosomal protein L13, with translation MKTFTAKPETVKREWFVVDAAGQTLGRLATEIASRLRGKHKPEYTPHVDTGDYIVVINAEQIRVTGAKSSDKMYYSHSGFPGGIKEINFEKLIAKAPERVIETAVKGMLPKNPLGRDMYRKLKVYAGAAHPHTAQQPQELKI, from the coding sequence ATGAAAACTTTTACTGCTAAACCGGAAACAGTAAAGCGCGAGTGGTTCGTAGTCGACGCCGCTGGCCAGACCCTGGGTCGTCTGGCTACCGAAATCGCTAGCCGTCTGCGTGGCAAACACAAACCAGAATACACCCCTCACGTTGACACCGGCGACTACATCGTCGTTATCAACGCCGAGCAAATCCGTGTGACTGGTGCCAAGTCTTCCGACAAAATGTACTACTCCCACTCCGGTTTCCCAGGTGGCATCAAGGAAATCAACTTCGAGAAGTTGATCGCCAAAGCCCCTGAGCGTGTTATCGAAACCGCGGTCAAAGGCATGCTGCCTAAGAACCCGCTGGGTCGCGACATGTACCGTAAGCTGAAAGTGTACGCGGGTGCTGCTCACCCACACACTGCTCAGCAGCCTCAAGAACTGAAGATCTAA
- a CDS encoding cytochrome bc complex cytochrome b subunit has protein sequence MSKFMDWVDARFPATKMWEDHLSKYYAPKNFNFLYFFGSLALLVLVNQIVTGVWLTMSFTPSAEEAFASVEYIMRDVEYGWILRYLHSTGASAFFIVVYLHMFRGLLYGSYQKPRELVWLFGMLIYLALMAEAFMGYLLPWGQMSYWGAQVIISLFGAIPVIGDDLTQWIRGDYLISGITLNRFFALHVVALPIVILGLVVLHILALHEVGSNNPDGVDIKKKKDENGIPLDGIPFHPYYTVKDIVGVVVFLFVFCAVVFFFPEMGGYFLEKPNFEQANAFKTPEHIAPVWYFTPFYAILRAVPDKLMGVIAMGAAIAVLFVLPWLDRSPVKSMRYKGWISKVFLLVFCVAFVILGVLGVLAPTPGRTLLSQVCTVLYFAYFLLMPFYTRLEKTKPVPERVTG, from the coding sequence ATGAGCAAGTTCATGGACTGGGTTGACGCTCGCTTCCCCGCCACCAAGATGTGGGAAGACCACCTGAGCAAGTATTACGCGCCCAAGAACTTCAACTTCCTGTACTTCTTCGGCTCCCTGGCATTGCTGGTGCTGGTCAATCAGATCGTTACCGGTGTGTGGCTGACCATGAGCTTCACACCCTCGGCGGAAGAGGCGTTCGCCTCGGTCGAGTACATCATGCGTGATGTGGAATACGGCTGGATCCTGCGCTACCTGCACTCCACCGGTGCGTCGGCGTTCTTCATCGTGGTCTACCTGCACATGTTCCGCGGGCTGCTCTACGGCTCCTACCAGAAGCCACGTGAGCTGGTCTGGCTGTTCGGCATGCTGATCTACCTGGCGCTGATGGCAGAAGCGTTCATGGGCTACCTGCTGCCGTGGGGCCAGATGTCTTACTGGGGTGCCCAGGTGATCATCTCGCTGTTCGGTGCCATCCCGGTGATCGGTGACGACCTCACCCAGTGGATCCGTGGTGACTACCTGATCTCGGGTATCACCCTGAACAGATTCTTTGCCCTGCATGTGGTTGCCCTGCCAATCGTGATTCTCGGCCTGGTGGTGCTGCACATTCTTGCTCTGCACGAAGTGGGTTCGAACAACCCCGATGGTGTCGACATCAAGAAGAAAAAAGACGAAAACGGCATTCCGCTGGACGGTATTCCGTTCCACCCGTACTACACCGTCAAGGATATCGTCGGCGTGGTGGTGTTCCTCTTTGTGTTCTGCGCTGTGGTGTTCTTCTTCCCGGAAATGGGCGGTTACTTCCTGGAAAAACCGAACTTCGAGCAGGCCAACGCCTTCAAGACGCCTGAGCACATTGCGCCGGTGTGGTACTTCACACCGTTCTACGCAATCTTGCGTGCGGTGCCTGACAAACTGATGGGCGTAATAGCCATGGGCGCGGCCATTGCCGTGCTGTTCGTACTGCCATGGCTCGACCGTAGCCCGGTGAAGTCGATGCGTTACAAGGGCTGGATCAGCAAGGTCTTCCTGCTGGTGTTCTGCGTGGCCTTCGTCATCCTCGGCGTGCTGGGCGTACTGGCGCCGACACCTGGGCGTACCTTGCTGTCGCAGGTGTGCACGGTGTTGTACTTCGCCTACTTCCTGCTGATGCCGTTCTACACAAGGCTCGAGAAGACCAAACCGGTTCCGGAAAGGGTGACTGGCTGA
- a CDS encoding tryptophan--tRNA ligase, translating to MTTRILTGITTTGTPHLGNYAGAIRPAIRASQQPGADSFYFLADYHALIKCDDPLRIQRSRLEIAATWLAGGLDPDKVTFYRQSDIPEIPELTWLLTCVAAKGLLNRAHAYKASVDKNVENGEDPDAGVTMGLFSYPVLMAADILMFNANKVPVGRDQIQHVEMARDIGQRFNHLFGQGKDFFALPEAVIEESVATLPGLDGRKMSKSYDNTIPLFTSAKDMKDAISRIVTDSRAPGEAKDPDDSHLFTLYQAFSTPEQCAEFREALLQGLGWGDAKQRLFQLLDGQLAEKREYYHQLIARAADLEDILLAGAAKARKTATPFLEQLREAVGLRSFRSSVQASTEVKKKTAKSARFVSFRDEDGSFRFRLLAADGEQLLLSRSFADGKSAGAVSKQLQQGGEADVRIEGLGFGLWLNGEQVADGPQFDSAEARDTAIQNLHEALAPQQD from the coding sequence ATGACCACGCGCATTCTTACCGGTATCACCACCACCGGCACTCCGCACCTGGGCAACTACGCCGGCGCCATCCGCCCTGCGATCCGTGCCAGCCAGCAGCCCGGTGCCGACTCGTTCTACTTCCTGGCCGATTACCACGCCCTGATCAAGTGCGACGACCCGCTGCGCATCCAGCGTTCGCGCCTGGAAATCGCCGCCACCTGGCTGGCCGGTGGCCTGGACCCGGACAAGGTGACCTTCTACCGCCAGTCGGACATCCCGGAAATTCCCGAGCTGACCTGGCTGCTGACCTGTGTTGCCGCCAAGGGCCTGCTGAACCGCGCGCATGCCTACAAGGCCTCGGTGGACAAGAACGTCGAGAACGGCGAAGACCCGGACGCCGGCGTGACCATGGGCCTGTTCAGCTACCCGGTGCTGATGGCCGCAGACATCCTGATGTTCAACGCCAACAAGGTGCCGGTCGGCCGTGACCAGATCCAGCACGTGGAAATGGCCCGCGACATCGGTCAGCGCTTCAACCACCTGTTCGGCCAGGGCAAGGACTTCTTCGCCCTGCCGGAGGCGGTGATCGAGGAAAGCGTGGCGACGCTGCCGGGCCTGGACGGGCGCAAGATGTCCAAGAGCTACGACAACACCATCCCGTTGTTCACCAGCGCCAAAGACATGAAAGACGCCATCTCGCGCATCGTCACCGACTCGCGCGCGCCAGGCGAAGCTAAAGACCCGGACGACTCGCACCTGTTCACCCTGTATCAGGCGTTCTCCACGCCAGAACAGTGTGCCGAGTTCCGCGAAGCACTGTTGCAGGGCCTGGGCTGGGGCGATGCCAAGCAGCGCCTGTTCCAGCTGCTGGATGGCCAATTGGCCGAGAAGCGCGAGTACTACCATCAGCTGATCGCCCGCGCGGCGGACCTGGAGGACATCCTGCTGGCTGGCGCCGCCAAGGCCCGCAAGACTGCCACTCCGTTCCTTGAACAGTTGCGCGAAGCCGTTGGCCTGCGTTCGTTCCGCAGCAGCGTGCAGGCCAGCACCGAAGTGAAAAAGAAGACCGCCAAGAGCGCGCGTTTCGTCAGCTTCCGTGATGAAGATGGCAGCTTCCGTTTCCGCCTGTTGGCCGCCGACGGCGAGCAGTTGCTGCTGTCGCGCAGCTTCGCCGACGGCAAGAGCGCCGGCGCGGTGAGCAAGCAGTTGCAGCAGGGTGGCGAAGCCGATGTGCGCATCGAAGGCCTGGGCTTCGGCCTGTGGCTGAACGGCGAGCAGGTGGCCGACGGGCCGCAGTTCGACAGCGCCGAAGCCCGTGACACGGCCATTCAAAACCTGCACGAAGCCCTGGCACCACAGCAGGACTGA
- a CDS encoding DUF1043 family protein, translated as MELSLLVWLLPTLALVIGVVVGFVVARLLPNAAPSSTQRQLDEMQKRFDSYQNEVVTHFNSTAMLVKKLTQSYQDVQDHLAEGANSLALDDVTRQRLLAALHSEAQGPRDRLTPPKDTAEVPRDYAPKAPNSPGMLDESYGLKR; from the coding sequence GTGGAACTCTCGCTCCTTGTTTGGTTGTTGCCGACCTTGGCCCTGGTCATTGGTGTGGTCGTTGGTTTCGTCGTGGCCCGCCTGCTGCCCAATGCGGCGCCAAGCAGCACCCAGCGTCAGCTGGATGAAATGCAGAAGCGCTTCGACAGCTACCAGAACGAAGTGGTCACCCACTTCAACAGCACCGCCATGCTGGTCAAGAAACTGACCCAGAGCTATCAGGACGTACAGGATCACCTGGCCGAAGGCGCCAACAGCCTGGCCCTCGATGACGTCACCCGCCAGCGCCTGCTGGCTGCGCTGCATTCCGAAGCGCAAGGCCCGCGTGACCGCCTGACCCCGCCGAAAGACACCGCCGAAGTGCCGCGCGATTACGCGCCGAAAGCACCCAACTCGCCGGGCATGCTCGACGAGAGCTACGGCCTCAAGCGCTAA
- a CDS encoding S-type pyocin has protein sequence MASFLPEFIIQKLAGRTFDSFDQFYRSFWLAIADDPISSQQFIPAQLNRLKNGWPPRAPFCDTAKGLRSYQIIHLHLPEWGGLMNDAANLRIMSTMQYALSSEAPW, from the coding sequence ATGGCCAGCTTTCTTCCAGAGTTCATTATCCAAAAACTCGCAGGTCGAACATTCGACAGTTTCGACCAGTTCTACCGTTCCTTCTGGCTAGCAATTGCAGATGACCCGATTTCCAGCCAGCAATTCATCCCCGCACAGCTCAACCGCCTCAAGAACGGCTGGCCACCCCGTGCGCCCTTTTGTGACACCGCGAAAGGCTTGCGCTCCTACCAGATTATCCACCTGCACCTGCCCGAATGGGGTGGGTTGATGAACGACGCCGCGAACCTACGAATCATGAGCACCATGCAGTATGCACTGTCCTCGGAGGCGCCATGGTGA